The nucleotide sequence TGTGTCTTAACGAAGACACGTAAACCTCGATGCTTCCGTCTCCAATGGCGGATGGCATTAAGAACAGCATCCCCTCCTCGCGAGTGTAGGTTGGCATGAACATGAAGGGATTCCCACCACCAAAATCGACGTCACGGAACGGGAACATCAACCAGCTGTGCACCTCCAAGTTTGGGCTCATCACCCTCTCGTGCACCTCGGCCGTCGCCTCCAGGCCCTCCTCCTTCACCGTCTCCGAGCTCGCGAAATCTATGAACGATCTGAAATATCCGTCGTCCAACCTCGTGATGCCCTCCCGGACGAGCGCCGCCGCGAACTGCAGTGGCTTGTTGACGAGGTCCCCCACCTTCGCGCGGGGAAACGCCCACAGCACCAGGTTGCCGAAGTATTCGCCCGGCACACGGGGCCTCAGCCTCGCGCGACCGTCCACGGAGATGCGGACGTGGCTGGTGATGTGCTCGTCCAGCCCGCGGGCCTTGGTCACCACTCGCCATAAGTGCGCCATCAAGCTCTCGAACGAGCTGTAGCTCCGGTCGGCCCCGAGCGAGGCCTTGGCCTTGAGACTCTCCAGGAATTCTCTGGTGAAGTGCGTCTTGTGGATGACTATGTCGACCGTCAGAGGGAGGTCCTCGGTGTCGGACGCCTTCTTGGGCTTGAACTCCACCCCACGGTGCTCGAACTCGACGCAAGGTGGGTTACGGGGGATGAAGGCGCCGCGGTCATGCAAGGGGCGGGGATCCATCGGGAGGCCCCGTGTAGCCAGGCCCCATGCCACGAGGAACTTGCTGACGGCGTGTCCATCGGCGATCAGGTGTTGCGTCGTGAAACCCAACACCAGGGTTCCACAAGCGAACCTCGTCAGCTGCACCAGCAACAGCTCCTCCGCGCCTTTGATGCACGGACTCAgtgggagcaaggccggcgacgACCCGAGAAGGACGGTCCGGTCGAGCACGGCGTCGGACGACGCCTCGACGAACCGCGGCCCGCTGTCATTGAGGAGGATGACGGGCTCGCCCCGGGCGTCCTCACGCAGCCGGCCAGCCCAATCCCGGTACTCGGTCAGCGCGGTGGCAAGGCCCTTCTCGATGTCGGAGTTCGACGGCGACGGCGGCTCGAAGGCGTAGATGACGGCCATGTAGTTGTTGCAAGTGATCTTGTCGAAGACACTGAGCGGAATGCAGAGATCGGCCCGAGGCGGTTCGCCTTTATACAAAGGCTTGACGTGCTTCGAGCTCTCCACTCTCACCTTCAAGGCTTCGATCTGTTCCGGCATGTCTGCAGCTTGAAGAAGCTCCTTGCAGTCCTCCCAAGGGTCAATTAGAAACGCTTGCTCTGTTCTATTTCCCAAACCTTGTGATGCAAATGGCTCGTAGTCTGACGGAGCCGATGTCGGAGAGCTTAAATTGGCACGCAGAGCTCAGCTCGTTCTGTATTGAAAGAGATATGCTTCACAATTGCGTTCCGTTGAATTTGTACTTTGAGCGTTTAAGTGGAATATATTGTTACATGTACCAAATCTAAATCAATCTAAATGATATGCTTTCTAATTTTTACAAGTTCatcgtttttttttctttttttacaccATATATTTACATTATGCAAAATCTGAATCATATAATTTATCGATATAATGCAATCATTCttttaatttatcatattttaataaatataataccaTCATCAACACTCTCTCAAGTTGGAGGATGCCCAACTTGCATAGATAACAGGAAGGAATGTCTTTCCAAAtagtttaataaaattaaatatattttgagTGTGTGACTAAGTGAAGACAGTAttgattcattaatttttttttctctcaccacatgataattaaatttattatttttattatttatgaaatATAGGGTTTGCTATCAATATGAGTAATATCATTTCGTTATCGTAACACAGTTTTGCAACATCCAAAGTATCAACCTATAGTATAAATtaggtaaaaaaaatattttaaccaaGTAAATTCATAAAGTGATTATTGTCCAATTCAatatgttagattatatgatcctgtataattaggtaagatatattatagatatgattcaaTTTTGATTACGATTATCAATCAATATAAAAGAAGTTCAATTATAATATGATTACTTATGAGATGATcttgatgggagaaactctcctaattacttattttAGACCCACTACTACTACATATCAATAGTTAGGATCTCCTAGGGACTATATACATAAGGTACGAATAACTGGATATTCGGATACATGGATACATTGATACACGAATATATAAATATGTGACGTGATTGAAAGATTACAAATCTTCTTATATCTCCCCTTAGTCACGTTAACCGATCaataaaagattataaatattCTCGATTTTAACCTTAAATTTATCGATCAAAATAGTCctataaagaataagaaaaaaaggagaagatgagTTTAGTTCTCCTTGCAGTTGACATCACTATATCTTTCAAATCCGATAACAATATGCATGTAgatcaaataaagattttctaaaaaacataaaaaaaagatacacattataaatttagatatattattatttaattttatattttagtattaatatttttcacataatagTAACATATTAAAATAGTTCTTATGCTTACACAATAACCCCCCAATAATCATCTCAATACCCAATTAGTTTAGATCatcatttgtaaaaaaaaaaaaaaagcctaatTTAAAACGCATGAAATATATTCATGTGTTCATACAAAAATCATCCACAAGagtaaaatatatatttgatcGAGGAAAAAATCAGTAAAGTTCATCAAATATCATAGTGAATTAATTCAATTGGTTTTGTCATAAAAAATACATTTAAAGTAAAACGAAGTCTATTTTTATTTGGCTAAAGGCtaaataaatatcataaattttacTAGAGCAAATCAAAATTTCACAAACTAATTTTGATGTCTCAAAGGATATATAGATGTGTGACTAAGATGTCTATGTCATATATCCGATTCTTAAGATGTATTATTGGCTTTTGGAATCGATGATAATGTTCGAGATGACACATTGTGACAAATAGTACCATTATGCTACGTTTCCTTCCTAAGGTTATCTTCTTCATTACTGAAGGGGATTTAATTATGTTGACCGACAAAAGATATTTAGAATAATTTCACGGTCAAATCTGAACCAATGGATGAAATAATATGATTTGTAGTACgagatgaaggaaaaaaaaatcgatTGGCCTATAACTGTTGCCTTTAGTTGAgtgttaatatttttttaacaaaaataaaaaaccagAAATTTGAATTCAGAACATTACGATAATCTATTCTTGTCTGATTtctttgtaatatatatatatatatatatagcattgaTAATTACTTACATCCCTATTAATGTTattcttgtattatttttaatgTACTATTATCCATTCTTTCTCGTTCTTATTAAGAATCTTGAGATGGATCGTCATATATGATAAGGTTATTTAGTCTCATATTAGTTGAAGAGTATAAGAACAAAGGACTATAAATTTATCGGGTCTCCTTTAacctcaaatatattttttgaaactcATATGTTCTAAAAGGATAAAATGGTAGGTCATTTAGTCCCATtcaataagaaattttattaaataaatattgcATTGAATTGAAAAGAAATTGACTTTTTGATACAGTTTTCCCTCTAAAATATAGATTTTTCGGcccattaatatttaattttaggcATAGCGACGTATCGCAAATGCCCTCAAAACTGCGTATGCAAATTACAAATTAGCTTTTTAACAGATAACACAGCTGCTTGAATGCCGCCACGTTGTGTCTTAACAAAGACGCGTAAACCTCGATGCTTCCGTCTCCAATGGCGGATGGCATTAAGACCAGCATCCCCTCCTCGCGAGTGTAGGTTGGCATGAACAAGAAGGGATTCCCACCGCCAAAATCGACGTCACGGAACGGGAACCTCAACCAGCTGTGCACCTCCAAGTTTGGGCTCATCACCCTCTCGTGCACCTCGGCCGTCGCCTCCAGGCCctcctccttcaccttctccgaGCTCGCGAAATCTATGAACGATCTGAAATATCCGTCGTCCAACCTCGTGATGCCCTCGCGGACGAGCGCCGCCGCGAACTGCAGTGGCTTGTTGACGAGGTCCCCCACCTTCGCGCGGGGAAACGCCCACAGCACTAGGTTGCCGAAGTATTCGCCCGGCACGCGGGGCCTCAGCCTCGCGCGGCCATCCACGGAGATGCGGACGTGGGTGGTGATGTGCTCGTCCAGCCCGCGAGCCTTGCTCACCGCTCGCCATAAGTGCGCCatcaagctctcgaacgtgttgtAGCGCCGGTCGGCCCCGCGCGAGGCCTTGGCCTTGAGACTCTCCAGGAATTCTCTGGTGAAGTGCGCCTTTTGGATGACTATGTCGGCCGTCAGAGGGACGTTCTTGGTGTCGGACGCATTTTTGGGCTTGAACTCCACCCCACGGTGCTCGTACTCGACGCAAGGTGGGTTCCGGGGGATGAAGGCGCCGCGGTCATGCAAGGGGCGGGGATCCATCGGAAGGCCCCGTGTGGCCTTGCCCCATGCCACGAGGAAGTTGCTGGCGGCGTGGCCATCGGCGATCAGGTGATGCGCCGTGATGCCCACCGTCAGTGTTCCACACGCGAACCTCGTCAGCTGCACCTGCAACAGCTCCTCCATGCCTTTGATGATCGGACTCAGCGGGACCAAGGCCGGCGACGGCCCGAGAAGGACGGTCCGGCCGAGCACGTCGTCCGACGACACCTCGACGAGCCGACTCCCGGCGTCATTGAGGAGGATGACGGGCTCACCCCGGGAGTCCTCGCCCAGCCGGCCAGCCCATTCCCGGTACTCGGACAGCGCCTTGGCGAGGCCCTTCTCGATGTCGGAGTTCGACGGCGTCGGCGGCCGGAACGCGTAGACGACGGCCACGTGAACGTCGTAACTGACCTTATCGAAGACACTGAGGGGAATGCAGACATCGGCGCAAGGCTGTTCCCCTTCATACGAAGGCTTGACGAGCTTCGAGCTCTCCACTCTCAGCTTCCAGGCTTTGATCTGTTCCGTCATGGCTGCAGCTTGAAGAAGCTCCTTGCAGTACTCCCAAGGGTCAATTAGAAACGCTTCCGGCGTCGAAGACCACAAAAGAGATGAGCTTCATGATTTCCCTTCATCGTACTTGTACTTTTTCCATTAAGCGTTTAAGGGGAATACACCGTTCCATGTACGTAGCCAAAATAAATCTACATGATATGCTTTCTAATTTTTACATGTTCATCGTTTTTTCTTATTTACACCATAtatttacatcatcaaaatctcaatcatATAATTTATCGATTTAATGCAATCATTCttttaatttatcatattttaataaatataataccaTCATCAACACTCTCTCAAGTTGTTTGCATAGGTAACGTTAAGGAATGTATTTCCAAAtagtttaataaaattatctatactTTGAATGTGTGACTAAGCGAAGACAGTATT is from Musa acuminata AAA Group cultivar baxijiao chromosome BXJ3-8, Cavendish_Baxijiao_AAA, whole genome shotgun sequence and encodes:
- the LOC135645676 gene encoding agmatine coumaroyltransferase-2-like, whose protein sequence is MPEQIEALKVRVESSKHVKPLYKGEPPRADLCIPLSVFDKITCNNYMAVIYAFEPPSPSNSDIEKGLATALTEYRDWAGRLREDARGEPVILLNDSGPRFVEASSDAVLDRTVLLGSSPALLPLSPCIKGAEELLLVQLTRFACGTLVLGFTTQHLIADGHAVSKFLVAWGLATRGLPMDPRPLHDRGAFIPRNPPCVEFEHRGVEFKPKKASDTEDLPLTVDIVIHKTHFTREFLESLKAKASLGADRSYSSFESLMAHLWRVVTKARGLDEHITSHVRISVDGRARLRPRVPGEYFGNLVLWAFPRAKVGDLVNKPLQFAAALVREGITRLDDGYFRSFIDFASSETVKEEGLEATAEVHERVMSPNLEVHSWLMFPFRDVDFGGGNPFMFMPTYTREEGMLFLMPSAIGDGSIEVYVSSLRHNVAPFKQLCYLLD
- the LOC135645677 gene encoding agmatine coumaroyltransferase-2-like; the protein is MTEQIKAWKLRVESSKLVKPSYEGEQPCADVCIPLSVFDKVSYDVHVAVVYAFRPPTPSNSDIEKGLAKALSEYREWAGRLGEDSRGEPVILLNDAGSRLVEVSSDDVLGRTVLLGPSPALVPLSPIIKGMEELLQVQLTRFACGTLTVGITAHHLIADGHAASNFLVAWGKATRGLPMDPRPLHDRGAFIPRNPPCVEYEHRGVEFKPKNASDTKNVPLTADIVIQKAHFTREFLESLKAKASRGADRRYNTFESLMAHLWRAVSKARGLDEHITTHVRISVDGRARLRPRVPGEYFGNLVLWAFPRAKVGDLVNKPLQFAAALVREGITRLDDGYFRSFIDFASSEKVKEEGLEATAEVHERVMSPNLEVHSWLRFPFRDVDFGGGNPFLFMPTYTREEGMLVLMPSAIGDGSIEVYASLLRHNVAAFKQLCYLLKS